The genomic segment AACTACGTGCTACAACAAATTATAACGTGTATTCCACTTACGGAATAGCTTGAAGTTCCTGCTTGCTTTCACCAAAACGAACTCTGTACACTAGTGCTGCTAATCTGGATGCTTCTTCCTTGGTACATTTATGGTAACCTATAAGGAGAGATACATACGTAAATAGTATAATTGTGTAAAATGATCTAGCCGGGTAATAATTTGCGATACGACAAAATGCTTTAAAAGTGTTGGAACGCAACTTTTACCTCTTAATAATTTAGGAAGCTCCTGGTGAAAGTGGAAAATGAGGTCTGCGTTCCTGTCTTTACCAGGAACAGTGTTGGTCCACAATTTCTTCATGAAAAATACTTGATACGTAAATTGAGGCGATACACCTaagtaaaatatatgaaaatctTATTACGTTTTTTTATGTTGCATTTATGATTACCAAAAAATTATAACGAATATGTACCATCGCGAGAGGGTCGAGCTTTTCTTATCCAATCCGTCAAATGTCGTACAAAGTCGAAGAAGAAATCTCCTTCTGGAACCGAGATGACTTTATCGGCAATCTTCACAAACAGACTGAATCCTTCTGCAGAGCGTAAGTTCAGTCTTTGCGCTATATTTTGACAAAAATCTTTAGCTCTCGTTGACGAATCCACTTCGAACGCCTATGTATAGAAATAAATTCGAGAATGATCGCCGCAGGTTTGATAACTGTTCTTGAAAtggataaaattgaaataaaatagtcactTAAAGCATACGCACTTCGTCCGTGTCGTCAGGAAAGTAAACTTTGTGAAATATTTGCGTTGTTTTGTGCTGTATAGCTTCTACTTCCACTTGGTGTGGAGGATACTTTCGTTGACCGTTACGTAAGGTTTTTTGTAGCCTTTGTAAAGAATCCTGAGATATGGGATGCCGTCTCGTGCGTAAAAACAGAGTCAATTCCTGGTAAAGAACAGAAACACATGTAAATTGAACGAATACATTCACGAATATATTATGTAGAGGcgatattttacttttaaaagACTTTGGCTGCAAGTGAAGAGGCCGGTGGCAAGCCACATCAATTCCCAACCACGTTCTTCGCTCAGTCTATTTCGATTATCGGTTAGTTGTTTCATGATTTGACAATAAATTTCGTCTCGAAGAATTTCGTTTTTCAATGGTCCGTCAAAAATAAGATCCGTATACTCGTTGCCGATACGCGGTCTTTTCGTTGGCAAATCACCCATGTATTTCAAGATCGCGTTAAAAGCGAAACACGCTTCCTCGGCTAACTCTTCTTTCGATATCAACTTTTTTAAGAGAGGTTGTTTAATAGGATCTCTGGAATGATGCCACAATTCGTCGGTGTGTCCGCGTCGCGCTGTTGTTAGGGTCAACGCCTTTGACATAGTCCTCTTTGGCGGTGTTCTGTAACGAGCGTGAAACATCTCTCTATTATAATTCATAACGTGAAAGATTCTCATTGCGTATTTACGGACAAGCGTCATTTACCGGAAGTGATCAATAGCGTATTCTAATAGGGTATGAGGTTTGTCACGGGATTCTACTCCGTTTACTTGCTGTGGATATAATTTGCGGCCATTTTCCGTTCCTTCGATGCTGAATAGGGACTGAAAGAGGGATCGATTGACGAGATTCGTTTAATTCatataaaagaaagaatagATAATGAGAAAAACAAAGAGGTCGCGCGGAAAAGACACGCGTTAGCCTTACTAAAATATCGTTTGGTGGTTTCGTTAGCGAGGGCAAAACGTATACTGTCTCGGCTGGAAAATCGCCTTTTTCTCCGGTTCTTTCGCAAGTGCCGATGCACCATCCCGAATTAAGGACAGTTTCACCGGTACTCTCGTCCTCCAGAATAATAAGATCCCCCTTTTGAAAGGTCAAGAACGACGAACCTTCGCCTGGTGCCTTGTAATCTTGCAAAGCGATAACATATTTGCTACGTTTCTTCAAACCTTCTAAAAAGTATACCACCAGATCGCGAATGTCTTCGGCGTTAGGGCTTTGAAAAGTGAATTCCTCTCCTCGCACCGTTGACAAGTTGAACGTTTGCGTGAACATTTTATTCGTTCTGAAAGTTACGATAGAATCGACAGATAAAATAAGAGTGGAAAAGAGACGATCGTAAAGGGTACGTACTTTTGACTAGACACGGTGGTGATTTCGGGAAACGACAATTCGAGAAGTACTTGTTCTTGATCGTCGACGACGTACACTCCGGTCCAATTCACGGCTATGATAACGTCGTTCTTCGGCAAATTCGGCCCGGAATTTCTGTACGCTTCGTAGAAGCGAGAAAAGAGTAATGGCCACTTGAACTTTGCATAACCGACGATATCCTCTTTAACCCGCAAAGCAGGTACCTTCTCCTTTAAATAATAACTCTGCAAGAAGAAAAATCGTTTCGTCATTGTCGTCGATAGAAGAAACGTATACAGCGAAATGAAATGCGAGCGTCGAAATAAGTTTCAATATCGTAATGTAAGTACGGTCACCTTTTTATATGCCTGTAGAACCAGATGTCCCCATCTGTCGATCGCTTTGTCGATACCGGTCAGGCAATAGTCCGGTATGTAATTCGGCAAAAGAGTGTAAAGTCTGTCGACGTTCATGTCGGTGTGATATTCGATGTAATATTGTTGAGCAGCTATCATCGCTAAATCTTCTTCTTTATCGCAACGATATTCGCCGAATTTTACTCCCCTAACCACCTGTTGATAAATTAAATTGGTAGCGACTTGATCTTCGGTCGGTTCATGCCAAGGCGCGAATATCTCCTTTCTGAAGAACAATCTCCACGGAGCATTCCGTTCTTGAGCACCTTGTTCCTTGGCGTATTGCTCACACTGCGAGATGGCATCCATCACGTGGTCACCGCCGCTGCCGAGCGACGAGACTTTATCAAACAACGCGATATAAAGAGAAAATCCGAACTGATCGCGCAACGATATCTTATCGGAGAGCTGATTGCACAGTTCTCTGGCGGTGGTGGCGGAATCAGCGAGCAGCGTTTTGGTGTTACCATCCATAAACGTGATCGGCAACATAATTGGTTTCTTGGATTTGGTCGCTTGAAGCTCCAACCAGCTTGGCGGTTGGTTTCGCGTACCGTTGTTGAACGTTCTCTTGAGCCGATCCTCGCAGTACGGCGCATATCCGGGTGGTCCCTCCCTGATGAATGCTCGCAAGTAATTGACGAATTTCTCGGACGGAGCGAAACATCCGACGCAGAGCGATAGTAAGATCCAACCGCGAGCGTGCGACGACTTGGATGGGTTGTTGGTCAGTTGTTTGCATATTTGACAGTATATCTCGTCTCTTAATTCCGCACGCAATATTCCATGACCGATAATGAAATGAAGCTTCTCGAGGTTCGAGGTAGGTCTCGCTTCCAGCCAGGACTGATAACTATCCGCCGTGTATTCGTCCTCTTGTAGTTTCCGCCTGACATCCTCGCCCAATTTGTTTTTTCGTTTCAGCGTTAACGAGACCAACTTATGTCTTATCGATCGTGGCTTTTGTCTGAGAAACGTTTCCGGATCGACGCCCATCATTTGCGCCTCTTGGAACTCTTTGCTTCGTATAAAATTACGACCAAGAGTCGCTGTGACTTTCGACATGACCGAGGTCGTATCTCTGTCCATCGTGTGAAATCTAGGCTCGGGTAAGTCTCCGGTAAAACGAAGTATCGTGATCCAAAGTGCTTGGGCAGCCAGCTGATCTCCTTGAGTGTGCAAAGGCAGCAACGGGTGTTTCAGAGGCTTCCTCGAATACTGATGCGTAATATTCCCTTGAAAGTAAGTTGCCGCGAATTTTTGAAACTTGAATTCCGATAAATCTTCCTCGTCCTCCGATGCCGTTTGAACGGGGCTAATGATCTCCTGTTGGTCTGCCTTTGGCGCAGGTAGATCATTGAACACAGAGGTTTCCCTAGCAGGTGTTGGAGCCTCGCTGCTCGAATCCGGTAGAAAATCAAACATCGCCTCGACCAATTTACTATCGTCGACCGGTTCGTCTTGTTTTTTGGCTGCATCGTTTATTAGATTCTTCTTAATCTCCATTCTGCGCCGGTCTTCCAGTTCCATCTCTATCTCTTTTCTTTCCAATTCTTGCATTCGTTCTCTATAGTTCTGCTCGGCAATTTCTTTCGCCCGTTTATTCCCTTGGTCCTTCAACTCCCGCTCTTCTTTCTTTCGAAGCCTCAACGCTTCGACGTGCAACCGATACTCATACTTGATCTTTTTGTAGCGTCTTTGGGCGATCAATCTTCGAACGTGAGCTTGTATCTTCACGATCGCCCACAATTTCTTTTGGTACATTTTCCGTACCAGGTAGCCTCTGGCTCGGGCTTGAAGAGCGACTATGTGTCCCCTGAGATGCCTGAATCTGTGCGATAACACTCGCGATCTGATCAGCGCTTGAAGTCGCATATAGCCGATACGCATACGTTTGTATCGTTGTCGTTGCGCGTAGCCCCTCCAGTACTTTTCGACGACAGTTGCGGCTGCTCTCATGCGAAGGAATCTTCTTCTGTAAACCCAGCCACGTATGTTGCGTTGTAGGATTAGAATCTTCCGCGTTAAAACGCGATCGCGTTCCTGCTCCAAGAACAAGTCGTGAGCGTCTTTGAGAAACACTTTTGTATGCCCGAGTTGATAATCCGATCTTCCCAATACTATGTGACAGATTTTGGATGTAACCGCATGGCAGTCGACCTTATGCGCCGGAGGTATACCCGGAATGAGAAACCGATATCTCTCCACGAACTCCGGGAAGGAATGTCTGATAGGATAACCAGCTCTACGAATTCGAATCGTTTCCATCATACCGGAGTATCTCAATTGTCGACAACAAAGTCCTCTGTCGAACATCATCGGTTTCTTGTACTCGTTTGGTTTGATACATCTGATGAAGAAAGGTTGGCAACTGCACAATGTTTTCATCAGGGAGTCCAAGGATTTCTTGAACTGAGTGGACAGAGTAGGTGCTCGTTTCCTAGTCTCTGATCCCATACCGATGTCCTCGGCGAAACAGGCTTGCAAAAATTTATTCGACGATATATGAATCAGCTGCAATAAATCGGCGCTAAACGTGTCCCTGTTCTTCTCGAGGAAGCTTCTGGTATCGTAGAACACGACACCGGCGAAGTGATTAAGGCCGAACGACGTATTGATATCTGATTTTGGTTTTAAATAATTCCGATGACTGCCGTGCGTTTTGTGTATCTTAGCTAACATGGTTTGGTCCGTACCTTTCGGAAACTTTGATTCTTCGTCTATCAAGGCCATAATGTTCAACTGCTTGATAGCTATCAAATCGAGCGCATCCTGATTGTCGACGAACTCGATATGCTGCCAGTTGATACCTTCGTGATTGTATTCTTCTTGTTCCAGCTTAAAGATATGTTGCACGAAGAATTGTTGCAGATTTTCATTGGCATAGTTGATGCAAAACTGCTCGAAGCTATTGTGACTGAAATTTTCAAAGCCGAATATATCCAATACACCTATGGCGCTTCTGGACATGTTCTTGGGCCTATAGATCGCTTCGTTTATCTTTTTCACGATATGTACGAACAATCGTCCGTATATTCCCTTGACGAACGCGTCTCTGATATCCACCGATTGGTCCCTGGACAACGTAGACACCTGCGTGCACACGTTACAATTCGGCTCAACAAGAGGAAAGTATTTTCTACTGTAATTGTCGCAGTGTGACACTTCGTATTTATCGTCCCGTCTGTATAGGAACGTAACGCGAATTATTCCTTACTTACAACAGTCTCACCGTGAGCGAATATCGTTTTTCGAGTTAGAGCGTCTATCAAAGATTGAACGGGTACACCCAGTAAGTGCGCTACCCTCTGCACATTTGTCTGTTCAGGAATTTCAGTAGCGTCCAAATTATCTAGAAAGTAGATCGTACGTATTTAAATTAGGAAGACAAGCGAAACgctttaacgttatacgaattACGCTGCTTACCTACGACGGTGGCTCTGTATTTGACGTTTCCCATGTGCAATAGGGCAGCCAACAGCTTAAGTATCTCCCATATTTCCATGTCGGAAAACAGCAAAACTTTCATGGCTGATCTAATGTCGGCAAACTCCGCGGCATCGTCCCGCCCCTCGCACGTGATACTACCACCCTGAGAAGAAAAACCTTCGATTCTAGATTCGCAACATTCGATACTATAACGCTTGgacgaaatgaaaatattacCCCCGTTAGATACTTGTACGAAGAGGCATCTTCCAGTTCCAGTTTCAACTTCTCTTCTTTCGAAAGACCAGCCAGCATACAATAGAATACATGataatttctctcgtccaggctTTGCGAGACTATTCGCGATTTCTCCAAAAGATATTGCTCGATCTTTGCTCCTTCTATCACCCCTTGCTCGTTGAAATGAATGTCGATGTATTTTCCAAAGCGAGACGAATTGTCGTTTCGTACCGTCTTGGCATTGCCGAACGCTATGAACGCGAAACCATAGATAAGGTGAATAACGTCTGTGTCTTTGTCTATCGCGACGCGACGATCGAGAGAGCCGTTTACCTTCCAAGATGGGATTTGCTTCCAAAATTTGCTGTTCGATCCAAGAATGCTTGCCACTAATCGCTGCCAAATATTGCAAAATTAGTTTTGTACTTTCCGTTTTGCCGGCTCCGCTTTCCCCGCTAAGACACAAACATTCGTGCATTTGACAAATCATGtctaaatagaaaaatatagaagAAGAGGAGAGAGCCGCTCGAAATATTTCACGGAAGAAGAAATAAAGCGATGGTTGATACCTGATCACTATGCACTGATCTTGACCGTATCGATTCATATGCGCGTAACTATTATCTCCGATGGCAAATATGTGTGGCGGTAGCTCTCCGATTTTACGATCCTTGTACAGTTTGATTTGTTCAGCGGTATAAATTGGTAATATTTGATACGGATTCACGGCGACTAGAATGGAACCCGTATAGGTCTGCGCAAAAACGATAGCTTAAATGAAATTATAGTCGCATTAGGCCGTAAAACAAGGTTTACGTAAAAGCGATAGACCTTCGAGAGACTATCGCCTACCAACACTCGTTTACGTACATATATGAGATTCTCGTTGTAGCGAATCAACAAATTCCTTAGAATACCAGCTTCATGGAGGTCTCCTAAGCTGATCATGTCTTCTACACCTTGCACAGAAGTGGCGTGCATCGCCTTTATTCGCCTTTCCGGAGTCAGCCATTGTTCCTGCAAATTCCCGAATGATTTCATTGGCGAGACGAGTTCAAACACTTTCTCAACATCGATATCGTACTTATAATTTGCCGATAGGCAAGAAAAACGGGCAACAACTTTTCGACGGCACGTCGAGTCGAGTGGAGAAATTTGGTGAATGCGGAAAGTAGGTAACGATTACCTTGTTATCGTCGTCTTTCACTTGAATGCGTCTGCCTTCCGCGGAAATTACTCGTGCTCCGATCGCAACGTCAAATTCTCTTCCTGAGATTGGTTCGATCCATATGTAATCTCCCTGCAACGTAATTTCGTTCACCGGTAATTTCCTTCTTTTGTTTCGGACATGCCGCGGGAATATCGACGCTTACGAGCACACGTTCTAACAACAACCGATAAAATTGCTCGCGTCTTAACATTCGAACGTCGATAGACGCGcgtcttcttcttttcctctttctctttttctttcttctcgctTTATACAATTAACCCGGGCTCATGTTCGCGATCGCGAGGGATCGAGTTTCGAAAACATCACGCGCGACGCATCTATCGTcgtgaattctacgaatataaCCGAGTACGACCGTATATATAGCAAGTATAATGTAAAAGGGGCGGCCATTACAGATGAAAATAGTGCGTCTCCTTTTTCGATGGACACTCGAAAGTACACCACAGCCACTATCCTCGGCCAACGAATCGATTCGATCGAGTAGCGTACGCACGTACTATGTACAATTTCTCGTTTCCTTGGAACTCGATAGATTTTTCCTCGCTCCCTTCTTCCGCTGGCTCGCATAACCACCGATAATATAATTAGCCGAGTAAACGCGTATCGTTCCGGCTTCCAGCGACGCAATTTTACGCATAGTTCGATGCGATGCGATCGATCGCACTTCGAGCTTTCGTCTTGAACGCTTCGGCGCTTCAGCGAACGACGAAGTTTTCGCGAGTCACGCGACGCTGATTCCGTACAGGCGAATTCATCGAGCGTGTCGTCGGCCGAAAAAGCTTTTTTCGGTCCTTTCGTTTGGTTCGCGCTCCTACGCATAAACCGTCGCCAACGATCGGATAAATATCGATGATCGAGATTGGCGGTGATTGCGCACGTGCACCAAATTTTCACGAAACTCGTGCGGCGCTTCCACGGTTCCGCGTATAATCGTTTACATCGTTGGTTCGTGCATCCATGCATCCGTTTTGGTGCGTTTGTACGATGGTCGCGCAGTTATTCTCAAACCGCGGCTTCCTCTAATATCGCGAAAACGTTCATTTCTTGCGACGTATCTGCCACAGCGAAAAGTCGGAATCGGTATATTTTCTCTTAGAAGCAATCCGATCGATCGACGTCGTTCGAACGTTGGAAACGAAAACCATGTTCGTTCCAACCGAAAGGTAATTTGAGAACCTCTAAGTTAGCCTACGCTTTACGGATACGACTATACGAACGCACAGACTGTGCCTGATATTCGTATACGTTCCGATTGTTCACCTCACCGGAACCACATCGGAAGAGCTCGTCCGCTCGTTACCACGAAGCCAGTCTCCGTTCAATTTGGCTTTGCCAGTCGGTTTTACTTTCGGCCGGCCGAGTCTATGAAAAAGCCTGACTTGCGTTCTTCCCGTCTCGTACTCTCGCGTGAACAATTCGCAGTCGCGTATCTCTCTGACGGTATCCGAACATGGATTCCCCTTCGAGGTTAGGATCGAACGACACGGGAAATTCGAAAAAGGATCGTTCGTTCGCGGGCCGCTTGCCGTGGTAGAAGACGAGCCTGTATAACGCGATAGTATATAGACGCGTGCGCGTCCGCCACAGGGAAGGAATGGAATTACGATCGAGGGTACAAACGCG from the Bombus affinis isolate iyBomAffi1 chromosome 11, iyBomAffi1.2, whole genome shotgun sequence genome contains:
- the LOC126921812 gene encoding myosin-VIIa isoform X5, which produces MSRSAIGVLDIFGFENFSHNSFEQFCINYANENLQQFFVQHIFKLEQEEYNHEGINWQHIEFVDNQDALDLIAIKQLNIMALIDEESKFPKGTDQTMLAKIHKTHGSHRNYLKPKSDINTSFGLNHFAGVVFYDTRSFLEKNRDTFSADLLQLIHISSNKFLQACFAEDIGMGSETRKRAPTLSTQFKKSLDSLMKTLCSCQPFFIRCIKPNEYKKPMMFDRGLCCRQLRYSGMMETIRIRRAGYPIRHSFPEFVERYRFLIPGIPPAHKVDCHAVTSKICHIVLGRSDYQLGHTKVFLKDAHDLFLEQERDRVLTRKILILQRNIRGWVYRRRFLRMRAAATVVEKYWRGYAQRQRYKRMRIGYMRLQALIRSRVLSHRFRHLRGHIVALQARARGYLVRKMYQKKLWAIVKIQAHVRRLIAQRRYKKIKYEYRLHVEALRLRKKEERELKDQGNKRAKEIAEQNYRERMQELERKEIEMELEDRRRMEIKKNLINDAAKKQDEPVDDSKLVEAMFDFLPDSSSEAPTPARETSVFNDLPAPKADQQEIISPVQTASEDEEDLSEFKFQKFAATYFQGNITHQYSRKPLKHPLLPLHTQGDQLAAQALWITILRFTGDLPEPRFHTMDRDTTSVMSKVTATLGRNFIRSKEFQEAQMMGVDPETFLRQKPRSIRHKLVSLTLKRKNKLGEDVRRKLQEDEYTADSYQSWLEARPTSNLEKLHFIIGHGILRAELRDEIYCQICKQLTNNPSKSSHARGWILLSLCVGCFAPSEKFVNYLRAFIREGPPGYAPYCEDRLKRTFNNGTRNQPPSWLELQATKSKKPIMLPITFMDGNTKTLLADSATTARELCNQLSDKISLRDQFGFSLYIALFDKVSSLGSGGDHVMDAISQCEQYAKEQGAQERNAPWRLFFRKEIFAPWHEPTEDQVATNLIYQQVVRGVKFGEYRCDKEEDLAMIAAQQYYIEYHTDMNVDRLYTLLPNYIPDYCLTGIDKAIDRWGHLVLQAYKKSYYLKEKVPALRVKEDIVGYAKFKWPLLFSRFYEAYRNSGPNLPKNDVIIAVNWTGVYVVDDQEQVLLELSFPEITTVSSQKTNKMFTQTFNLSTVRGEEFTFQSPNAEDIRDLVVYFLEGLKKRSKYVIALQDYKAPGEGSSFLTFQKGDLIILEDESTGETVLNSGWCIGTCERTGEKGDFPAETVYVLPSLTKPPNDILSLFSIEGTENGRKLYPQQVNGVESRDKPHTLLEYAIDHFRTPPKRTMSKALTLTTARRGHTDELWHHSRDPIKQPLLKKLISKEELAEEACFAFNAILKYMGDLPTKRPRIGNEYTDLIFDGPLKNEILRDEIYCQIMKQLTDNRNRLSEERGWELMWLATGLFTCSQSLLKELTLFLRTRRHPISQDSLQRLQKTLRNGQRKYPPHQVEVEAIQHKTTQIFHKVYFPDDTDEAFEVDSSTRAKDFCQNIAQRLNLRSAEGFSLFVKIADKVISVPEGDFFFDFVRHLTDWIRKARPSRDGVSPQFTYQVFFMKKLWTNTVPGKDRNADLIFHFHQELPKLLRGYHKCTKEEASRLAALVYRVRFGESKQELQAIPQMLRELIPGDLVKVQSSNDWKRSIIAAYNQDAGMSPEDAKITFLKIVYRWPTFGSAFFEVKQSTEPNYPELLLIAINKHGVSLIHPQTKDILVTHPFTRISNWSSGNTYFHMTIGNLVRGSKLLCETSLGYKMDDLLTSYISLMLTNMNKQRTIRIK
- the LOC126921812 gene encoding myosin-VIIa isoform X3, translating into MVIVTRGDYIWIEPISGREFDVAIGARVISAEGRRIQVKDDDNKEQWLTPERRIKAMHATSVQGVEDMISLGDLHEAGILRNLLIRYNENLIYTYTGSILVAVNPYQILPIYTAEQIKLYKDRKIGELPPHIFAIGDNSYAHMNRYGQDQCIVISGESGAGKTESTKLILQYLAAISGKHSWIEQQILEANPILEAFGNAKTVRNDNSSRFGKYIDIHFNEQGVIEGAKIEQYLLEKSRIVSQSLDERNYHVFYCMLAGLSKEEKLKLELEDASSYKYLTGGGSITCEGRDDAAEFADIRSAMKVLLFSDMEIWEILKLLAALLHMGNVKYRATVVDNLDATEIPEQTNVQRVAHLLGVPVQSLIDALTRKTIFAHGETVVSTLSRDQSVDIRDAFVKGIYGRLFVHIVKKINEAIYRPKNMSRSAIGVLDIFGFENFSHNSFEQFCINYANENLQQFFVQHIFKLEQEEYNHEGINWQHIEFVDNQDALDLIAIKQLNIMALIDEESKFPKGTDQTMLAKIHKTHGSHRNYLKPKSDINTSFGLNHFAGVVFYDTRSFLEKNRDTFSADLLQLIHISSNKFLQACFAEDIGMGSETRKRAPTLSTQFKKSLDSLMKTLCSCQPFFIRCIKPNEYKKPMMFDRGLCCRQLRYSGMMETIRIRRAGYPIRHSFPEFVERYRFLIPGIPPAHKVDCHAVTSKICHIVLGRSDYQLGHTKVFLKDAHDLFLEQERDRVLTRKILILQRNIRGWVYRRRFLRMRAAATVVEKYWRGYAQRQRYKRMRIGYMRLQALIRSRVLSHRFRHLRGHIVALQARARGYLVRKMYQKKLWAIVKIQAHVRRLIAQRRYKKIKYEYRLHVEALRLRKKEERELKDQGNKRAKEIAEQNYRERMQELERKEIEMELEDRRRMEIKKNLINDAAKKQDEPVDDSKLVEAMFDFLPDSSSEAPTPARETSVFNDLPAPKADQQEIISPVQTASEDEEDLSEFKFQKFAATYFQGNITHQYSRKPLKHPLLPLHTQGDQLAAQALWITILRFTGDLPEPRFHTMDRDTTSVMSKVTATLGRNFIRSKEFQEAQMMGVDPETFLRQKPRSIRHKLVSLTLKRKNKLGEDVRRKLQEDEYTADSYQSWLEARPTSNLEKLHFIIGHGILRAELRDEIYCQICKQLTNNPSKSSHARGWILLSLCVGCFAPSEKFVNYLRAFIREGPPGYAPYCEDRLKRTFNNGTRNQPPSWLELQATKSKKPIMLPITFMDGNTKTLLADSATTARELCNQLSDKISLRDQFGFSLYIALFDKVSSLGSGGDHVMDAISQCEQYAKEQGAQERNAPWRLFFRKEIFAPWHEPTEDQVATNLIYQQVVRGVKFGEYRCDKEEDLAMIAAQQYYIEYHTDMNVDRLYTLLPNYIPDYCLTGIDKAIDRWGHLVLQAYKKSYYLKEKVPALRVKEDIVGYAKFKWPLLFSRFYEAYRNSGPNLPKNDVIIAVNWTGVYVVDDQEQVLLELSFPEITTVSSQKTNKMFTQTFNLSTVRGEEFTFQSPNAEDIRDLVVYFLEGLKKRSKYVIALQDYKAPGEGSSFLTFQKGDLIILEDESTGETVLNSGWCIGTCERTGEKGDFPAETVYVLPSLTKPPNDILSLFSIEGTENGRKLYPQQVNGVESRDKPHTLLEYAIDHFRTPPKRTMSKALTLTTARRGHTDELWHHSRDPIKQPLLKKLISKEELAEEACFAFNAILKYMGDLPTKRPRIGNEYTDLIFDGPLKNEILRDEIYCQIMKQLTDNRNRLSEERGWELMWLATGLFTCSQSLLKELTLFLRTRRHPISQDSLQRLQKTLRNGQRKYPPHQVEVEAIQHKTTQIFHKVYFPDDTDEAFEVDSSTRAKDFCQNIAQRLNLRSAEGFSLFVKIADKVISVPEGDFFFDFVRHLTDWIRKARPSRDGVSPQFTYQVFFMKKLWTNTVPGKDRNADLIFHFHQELPKLLRGYHKCTKEEASRLAALVYRVRFGESKQELQAIPQMLRELIPGDLVKVQSSNDWKRSIIAAYNQDAGMSPEDAKITFLKIVYRWPTFGSAFFEVKQSTEPNYPELLLIAINKHGVSLIHPQTKDILVTHPFTRISNWSSGNTYFHMTIGNLVRGSKLLCETSLGYKMDDLLTSYISLMLTNMNKQRTIRIK
- the LOC126921812 gene encoding myosin-VIIa isoform X1, with protein sequence MHGCTNQRCKRLYAEPWKRRTSFVKIWCTCAITANLDHRYLSDRWRRFMRRSANQTKGPKKAFSADDTLDEFACTESASRDSRKLRRSLKRRSVQDESSKCDRSHRIELCVKLRRWKPERYAFTRLIILSVVMRASGRRERGKIYRVPRKREIVHSTCVRYSIESIRWPRIVAVVYFRVSIEKGDALFSSGDYIWIEPISGREFDVAIGARVISAEGRRIQVKDDDNKEQWLTPERRIKAMHATSVQGVEDMISLGDLHEAGILRNLLIRYNENLIYTYTGSILVAVNPYQILPIYTAEQIKLYKDRKIGELPPHIFAIGDNSYAHMNRYGQDQCIVISGESGAGKTESTKLILQYLAAISGKHSWIEQQILEANPILEAFGNAKTVRNDNSSRFGKYIDIHFNEQGVIEGAKIEQYLLEKSRIVSQSLDERNYHVFYCMLAGLSKEEKLKLELEDASSYKYLTGGGSITCEGRDDAAEFADIRSAMKVLLFSDMEIWEILKLLAALLHMGNVKYRATVVDNLDATEIPEQTNVQRVAHLLGVPVQSLIDALTRKTIFAHGETVVSTLSRDQSVDIRDAFVKGIYGRLFVHIVKKINEAIYRPKNMSRSAIGVLDIFGFENFSHNSFEQFCINYANENLQQFFVQHIFKLEQEEYNHEGINWQHIEFVDNQDALDLIAIKQLNIMALIDEESKFPKGTDQTMLAKIHKTHGSHRNYLKPKSDINTSFGLNHFAGVVFYDTRSFLEKNRDTFSADLLQLIHISSNKFLQACFAEDIGMGSETRKRAPTLSTQFKKSLDSLMKTLCSCQPFFIRCIKPNEYKKPMMFDRGLCCRQLRYSGMMETIRIRRAGYPIRHSFPEFVERYRFLIPGIPPAHKVDCHAVTSKICHIVLGRSDYQLGHTKVFLKDAHDLFLEQERDRVLTRKILILQRNIRGWVYRRRFLRMRAAATVVEKYWRGYAQRQRYKRMRIGYMRLQALIRSRVLSHRFRHLRGHIVALQARARGYLVRKMYQKKLWAIVKIQAHVRRLIAQRRYKKIKYEYRLHVEALRLRKKEERELKDQGNKRAKEIAEQNYRERMQELERKEIEMELEDRRRMEIKKNLINDAAKKQDEPVDDSKLVEAMFDFLPDSSSEAPTPARETSVFNDLPAPKADQQEIISPVQTASEDEEDLSEFKFQKFAATYFQGNITHQYSRKPLKHPLLPLHTQGDQLAAQALWITILRFTGDLPEPRFHTMDRDTTSVMSKVTATLGRNFIRSKEFQEAQMMGVDPETFLRQKPRSIRHKLVSLTLKRKNKLGEDVRRKLQEDEYTADSYQSWLEARPTSNLEKLHFIIGHGILRAELRDEIYCQICKQLTNNPSKSSHARGWILLSLCVGCFAPSEKFVNYLRAFIREGPPGYAPYCEDRLKRTFNNGTRNQPPSWLELQATKSKKPIMLPITFMDGNTKTLLADSATTARELCNQLSDKISLRDQFGFSLYIALFDKVSSLGSGGDHVMDAISQCEQYAKEQGAQERNAPWRLFFRKEIFAPWHEPTEDQVATNLIYQQVVRGVKFGEYRCDKEEDLAMIAAQQYYIEYHTDMNVDRLYTLLPNYIPDYCLTGIDKAIDRWGHLVLQAYKKSYYLKEKVPALRVKEDIVGYAKFKWPLLFSRFYEAYRNSGPNLPKNDVIIAVNWTGVYVVDDQEQVLLELSFPEITTVSSQKTNKMFTQTFNLSTVRGEEFTFQSPNAEDIRDLVVYFLEGLKKRSKYVIALQDYKAPGEGSSFLTFQKGDLIILEDESTGETVLNSGWCIGTCERTGEKGDFPAETVYVLPSLTKPPNDILSLFSIEGTENGRKLYPQQVNGVESRDKPHTLLEYAIDHFRTPPKRTMSKALTLTTARRGHTDELWHHSRDPIKQPLLKKLISKEELAEEACFAFNAILKYMGDLPTKRPRIGNEYTDLIFDGPLKNEILRDEIYCQIMKQLTDNRNRLSEERGWELMWLATGLFTCSQSLLKELTLFLRTRRHPISQDSLQRLQKTLRNGQRKYPPHQVEVEAIQHKTTQIFHKVYFPDDTDEAFEVDSSTRAKDFCQNIAQRLNLRSAEGFSLFVKIADKVISVPEGDFFFDFVRHLTDWIRKARPSRDGVSPQFTYQVFFMKKLWTNTVPGKDRNADLIFHFHQELPKLLRGYHKCTKEEASRLAALVYRVRFGESKQELQAIPQMLRELIPGDLVKVQSSNDWKRSIIAAYNQDAGMSPEDAKITFLKIVYRWPTFGSAFFEVKQSTEPNYPELLLIAINKHGVSLIHPQTKDILVTHPFTRISNWSSGNTYFHMTIGNLVRGSKLLCETSLGYKMDDLLTSYISLMLTNMNKQRTIRIK